The DNA segment AAAAGCAGGCTATCGTTTCCGTGCTCCCAAGATCAGTCCCAGAAATCCTGCCAATACCCCGAATGCCGTAGAACTGGCAGTTCTGAGGGAACTGGCGGAAGGAAAAATTGAAGAAAAGATTATTTTTGAGAAAGATCAGGTCCGGTATTTTAAAGCCATAACCCTGACCCAGGAGTGCATGCTCTGTCATGGGGATCCGAAAGGCTCCAGAGATCCTGTTGGGGGAGTGCGGGAGGGGTGGAAGGTTGGCGAGGTACATGGAGCCTTTGAAATTATTTCTTCCCTTGATGCGGTTCATGAGGCTGTTTTTCGTGCCAGGGTTTCGGTGGCCCTCTGGGTACTGGTAATTCTTTCTGTGGTTATCGGGTTTGGATGGTGGCAGATTCGCCGAAACGTACTGCGCCCTCTTTTTCTTTCTGAGTCCATGCTTCAGGCAGTGGCATCTGGAGATCTGACGTCTCAGGTGAAGTATGTTTCGGGAGATGAGTTTGGACGAATGATTACGGCAATGAACAATATGTCTGCTGAACTGCGATCCATGCTGGGTGGTATTGGAACTGCTGGAGTCGGGCTGAAGACCACCATGGAGGGACTGGGCCGCATTTCAGAGATCTTGAATGACAATGCGGAAGAAAATGCTGCGAGGGCCAATTCCGTGGCCGCTGCCAGTGAAGAAATGAGCAGCAACATGAATTCTGTGGCTGCGGCAGTGGAACAGACCACAACCAATGTTTCCATGGTTGCTTCCGCAGCGGAACAGATGACGGAAACCATCCACGCCATAGCCAAAAATTCTGAACATGCACGCGCCATTACGGAGGATGCAGTGGTGCAGGCCGAAGAAGTATCTCTGCACATGGAGACCCTTGGGAATGCGGCCAGGGAAGTGGGCCAGGTAACAGAAGCCATCAATACGATTTCTGACCAGACCAATCTTCTGGCCCTGAATGCGACCATAGAAGCGGCAAGGGCGGGAGAGGCCGGCAAAGGTTTTGCTGTTGTGGCCAACGAGATCAAAGAATTGGCAAGACAAACCGGAAGGGCAACGGAAGAAATACGAGAAAAAATCCATGGCATTCAGGATTCCACCTCTGCAACCGTGGATCGTATTGCCAAAATTTTATCGGTTATTCAGGATGTTAATTCTATTGTGGTTTCCATTGCCACGGCTGTGGAGCAGCAGAGCAAAACCACTCATGAAATAGCTGACAATGTACTGCAGGCTTCCCAAGGCATACAGGAAATGAATCATAATGTTTCAGAGGCTTCTATTGCTGCCTCAGAAATTGCAAAAGACATTGCTGCTGTCCACAGATCTACGGACGACGTGGTACAAAGCGGCCGATCTCTGAAGGCAGAAGCCGATGCCATGCGCAAGCAGCTGTTGGAAGTGCAGTCTCTTGTACAGCGCTTTCACATTTGATATCTGTTTTGTTTTATAGTTTTTGCAGCGAATCAAAGACGGGAAAACCTTATGAGCAATCCTTTTGTGGGAAAATCTCTGGTTGCCATGCCAAGGCTTGAAGATCCTTGGTTTTTCAGGTCTGTTGTGTGTATGGCCATCCATGATGCAGGAGGGAGCTTCGGAGTGGTTGTGAATAATTCTCTTTCAGACATTTCGGAAGCGGATGTGTTCCGTTCCATTGGTATGGCCTGCAGCAAGTGTAACCAGAGTCGACCGGTTTTCTGTGGTGGTCCTGTGCGGGAAGATGGTCTTTTTGTTTTGCATGGCCCACCCTTTGACTGGAAAAGCTGCCTTCCCATTACGCCGTATATAGGTTTGAGTTTTTCACGTGATATAGTAGAAGCCATTGCTGCAGACAGGGGGCCTGCTTCCTATAAAATGATGCTGGGTTGTTCCGGCTGGAGTCCGGGGCAGCTTGAAAATGAAATATGCGAGAATGCATGGCTTGTGCATACTGTATCCGCAGACCTGCTGCTTTCCCTGTCTGCGGATAGTTGCTGGGATACGGTTCTTCAAAAAATGGGGATTCGGCCTGAGTTCCTGGCGGCGGAGGGCGGAAACGCCTGATAGGCCTCCGGATTGTAGTTGTCTGCCGGGTCTGGATTGAATCAGCAAGAAGGTTGAGGCGTATTGCATAATGGAGAAATATCGCATCTGGAAGGATGGGCTTGGAGTCCTTGCGAAAGATCTGCTTGATCTGGCTGTTGAGTATGAAGAAAATGATGATATCCATTCCGGAAGTGGGCCATCCTGGCAACGGGATACAAAAGAGATTATGAGACAGTTCCGGGAAGAAACTCTGAAGGTCGCTGTTGTGGGTACCATCAAGTCGGGGAAAAGCACACTGGTCAATGCGTGGCTGGGCGGCGACATCCTGAAACGGGGTGCTGGAGTTGTCACTTCCATTGTGACGAGGGTCCGCCGTGGTGAAAAACTCCGTGCTGAGGTACGGTTCAAGGGCTGGGATGAAGTTAATGCAGATATTGAAGGGTCGCTGGCTCTTTTCCCCGCTTCCGGCTGGCGTCAGGTGGAAGCCCGGTTTGATATCCGCAGGGACAGGGACAGGGAAGATCTTCGGGTGGCCCTGCAGACATTGGGAACGGATCAGCTGGTAACGGAAGACGCGAGGAATATTCACAGCGTTTATCTGTCTTCCTATCTGGAAGGATATGATTCCGTCAAAGCCTTTATCACGACCGACACCCCTGCTGCTGTTTTTGAGGAAAGCTGCTTTTCAGATTATCAGATGTTTGTTGCCGATGAGGTACTGGCAGCCTATGTGCGGGACATTCTTATTACAGTTGATGATCTGAGTATGCCAGATGGCATTGAGCTTGCCGACTGTCAGGGAAGCGATGCGCCCAATCCGCTTCACATTGCTCAGGTTCAGGATTATCTTTTTCAGGCCCATCTGGTTTTATACGTAATCAGCAGCCGGACAGGGTTACGTCAGGCAGATTTGCGTTTTTTGAATATGATCCGCAGAATGGGAATACTGGATTCAGTTGTTTTTGTTTTGAATACGGATTTTGGCGAACATGCGGATGAAGAGGACGTACTGCGAGTGGTGGAAAAGGTATCTTCTGAACTCGGGTTCCTGTGCCCGGGTGTTCACCTGAATGTTTTTTCTGCCCTCTACCGACTTCTTAAAACACTGGAAGGGCAGGGTGAGCTTCCGGAAAAAGAACGTCTTCGTCTTGCGCAGTGGGAGGCGGATCCATCCATGGTCAAGGAAAGTATCAGGGCCTTTGAACATTTCAACGCATCACTGAGTGCCCGAATGACCCATGAGAGGGCGCAGTTGCTCCTGATGAACCAGGCGGCACGTTTACGTCAGATTACAGCATCCCTTATTAATCGATGTCTTGTGGATTGCGACCTTCTTGGAGGAGACCAGGAAAAGGCTGCCCGGATTCTTGAGGAGGTCAGGGGAAGGCATCGGAGGGTAGCTCAGGTTCAGGGGTTGATCCGGAGCACGCTGGATGGAGCCAGTGCGAGCCTTGAAAGGGAGTTGAAAACCAGTCTCGATCGGTTTTTTGATAGCGCTTCGGGTGAGGTGATTCCCGGTATTCTCAGTTTTATTCGAGACTACCGGCCGGATATGGGCAATTATGCTGGAATTCTTGACAGTTCGGGCTTTTCTCTGGCCCTTTATCATGCTTTTCAGGACTTCCGGCAAGCGCTGGATACCTATATGACCGATCGGGTTAATCCGGAAATTGTCCGTTCTGTTCGGGAGATGGAAGTCAGAATGCAGGAATATTATACTGAGGTTGCAAGGCCTTACGTATCCATGGTGAACGATATCTTGGAAGAGTATTGTGCTGGATTGCGAGGTATGGGGGTTCCCCTTGATATTCCTTCTTCTGCGAAGACACCGAGTATTGTACTTGATCCGAGAAGTCTGGCTGAGCGAATGGGCTTGCGCCTTCCCCCTGCCCGAGCCGTTACGCGATACAGTGCCCGTGTGCGGACGGAGGGACATATGGCTTTCGGGTTTCAACGGTTGAGGCGTTGGCTTTCCATCGTTTTTTCAAAAGACAGGGATGCAGCAAAAGAAGGAGTAACGGGAAAAGAGGGTTTGAAGGTACTTGCTAACAGTTTGAAAAAAATTCGTAAAGAGGCAGACAGGCAGATTGTTCAGCATATGGTGGATTATCGTGAAAATCTTAAATTTCAATATGTTTTGCGGTTGTCTTCGGCTCTTGCCGGAGCTCTTCAGGCAGATCTGGAAGCCCGTTTCAGTACGTGCGTGGGTGAGATGGATATTCTGGACCAGACAGCAGCGCGTAGGGGTGCGAGTCAGGAGGAAAGGCTTGTGCTGATTGCTGGTCTGATAGAAAAAAGCAGGGAGCTGGATGTACGCTTGTCGGCTATTCAGGAAGCTATGGTGAGCGATGTGCCAATCATGCCTGTACACGGATAAGTTGACCGGAAAGAGGCTCTGGGTTTTCATAGGCAGCTTTTGAGTTTGAACGGGTGTTCGCTGTTTTATCCTTTTGTTGCTGTAGCTGTATCAGGGCAAGGTCCTGAAGGGCAGCGCTGCGTATCATTGTGGCTCGGGCGGCTACACTGCGGTCCTGGGGGGATGGGTCGGAAGGAGCCATGGCTGCACGGCGGACCTGTTCCATTTTCCTGGCGGTGGCTTCCGGATCGCCAGGAATCGGAGAGACATCAATGGACACCTCTCCTCCAATGGCATACATTTTCCCATCCGGACCCTTCTGATATATGTAGCGGATGCCGCCATTTACATGCCCTCCACCTGCGCTTATATGGGCTTGTTCATGGGTACGGACTTCCTGATCACGGGTTTTCAGTTCCGATACCATGCGTAACTGGGAGGGAGTCAGTTTGGATAAGCCAGTTAATGAACCTGCCGTTTCTTCATTTTTTCCGGTTCGGCCGGTATTTTCAGGAGAGGCGACGGGCGCAGCTGGTTGAGTGCGGCCTGTTGTGGCAGCTTTTTCAATGCGGGGGCCACCGTGTGAACCCGGCTGTATATGGATGGCGGTTTGAATATTCATGACCGTCTCCGGATAATGGGGCTCAGCTTACGTACAGGGCGCAGCATGGCT comes from the Desulfobotulus pelophilus genome and includes:
- a CDS encoding methyl-accepting chemotaxis protein yields the protein MNLKNMSVRWKILAVVASGPLVVALILAIMRVGDIRRGAYEGILEKSRAIVLMAEAARNEMAKKLEMDVMRPYKDLDDRQIMEAVPVITALNMAAINAEKAGYRFRAPKISPRNPANTPNAVELAVLRELAEGKIEEKIIFEKDQVRYFKAITLTQECMLCHGDPKGSRDPVGGVREGWKVGEVHGAFEIISSLDAVHEAVFRARVSVALWVLVILSVVIGFGWWQIRRNVLRPLFLSESMLQAVASGDLTSQVKYVSGDEFGRMITAMNNMSAELRSMLGGIGTAGVGLKTTMEGLGRISEILNDNAEENAARANSVAAASEEMSSNMNSVAAAVEQTTTNVSMVASAAEQMTETIHAIAKNSEHARAITEDAVVQAEEVSLHMETLGNAAREVGQVTEAINTISDQTNLLALNATIEAARAGEAGKGFAVVANEIKELARQTGRATEEIREKIHGIQDSTSATVDRIAKILSVIQDVNSIVVSIATAVEQQSKTTHEIADNVLQASQGIQEMNHNVSEASIAASEIAKDIAAVHRSTDDVVQSGRSLKAEADAMRKQLLEVQSLVQRFHI
- a CDS encoding YqgE/AlgH family protein, with protein sequence MSNPFVGKSLVAMPRLEDPWFFRSVVCMAIHDAGGSFGVVVNNSLSDISEADVFRSIGMACSKCNQSRPVFCGGPVREDGLFVLHGPPFDWKSCLPITPYIGLSFSRDIVEAIAADRGPASYKMMLGCSGWSPGQLENEICENAWLVHTVSADLLLSLSADSCWDTVLQKMGIRPEFLAAEGGNA
- a CDS encoding dynamin family protein, coding for MEKYRIWKDGLGVLAKDLLDLAVEYEENDDIHSGSGPSWQRDTKEIMRQFREETLKVAVVGTIKSGKSTLVNAWLGGDILKRGAGVVTSIVTRVRRGEKLRAEVRFKGWDEVNADIEGSLALFPASGWRQVEARFDIRRDRDREDLRVALQTLGTDQLVTEDARNIHSVYLSSYLEGYDSVKAFITTDTPAAVFEESCFSDYQMFVADEVLAAYVRDILITVDDLSMPDGIELADCQGSDAPNPLHIAQVQDYLFQAHLVLYVISSRTGLRQADLRFLNMIRRMGILDSVVFVLNTDFGEHADEEDVLRVVEKVSSELGFLCPGVHLNVFSALYRLLKTLEGQGELPEKERLRLAQWEADPSMVKESIRAFEHFNASLSARMTHERAQLLLMNQAARLRQITASLINRCLVDCDLLGGDQEKAARILEEVRGRHRRVAQVQGLIRSTLDGASASLERELKTSLDRFFDSASGEVIPGILSFIRDYRPDMGNYAGILDSSGFSLALYHAFQDFRQALDTYMTDRVNPEIVRSVREMEVRMQEYYTEVARPYVSMVNDILEEYCAGLRGMGVPLDIPSSAKTPSIVLDPRSLAERMGLRLPPARAVTRYSARVRTEGHMAFGFQRLRRWLSIVFSKDRDAAKEGVTGKEGLKVLANSLKKIRKEADRQIVQHMVDYRENLKFQYVLRLSSALAGALQADLEARFSTCVGEMDILDQTAARRGASQEERLVLIAGLIEKSRELDVRLSAIQEAMVSDVPIMPVHG
- a CDS encoding putative metalloprotease CJM1_0395 family protein; the protein is MNIQTAIHIQPGSHGGPRIEKAATTGRTQPAAPVASPENTGRTGKNEETAGSLTGLSKLTPSQLRMVSELKTRDQEVRTHEQAHISAGGGHVNGGIRYIYQKGPDGKMYAIGGEVSIDVSPIPGDPEATARKMEQVRRAAMAPSDPSPQDRSVAARATMIRSAALQDLALIQLQQQKDKTANTRSNSKAAYENPEPLSGQLIRVQA